In the Cylindrospermopsis raciborskii Cr2010 genome, TTGGTACTGACCAAACAAGTCTCCTAGATAAGAGTTTAGCTCTTCTTCAAAATCAGGCTTTTTCTCGCAGGCGTGAATAAACGCATGATCCCAAATCAAATCTGCCAAAGTAACATGAAAACTGCTCACCGGTAAGGGTACAATCAAATCGGAAGCAATTGGTAACTCTAACAGCAATTGCCCAAAAGTCTCTATTTGCTTGTAAAAGTCCGCATTTTGCGGATCCTCACTTGCTGGTGGAGTAATCAGGGTATAACCGGGAAAGGGGGTTGCTCTGAGGACACCATCTACGGACTGGAATTTAGAGGATTCCTGGATATGTTGAACCTGGGTTCTGAAAGAATCTGGTAGCGTCATTCTCGCTAACCGATTTAAGTAGGTTTGGTAGTTATCGTCCAATCTTGTTACCCTCGTGATCTTCTTGATAAATTCTAGAAAAAATTACCTGATCTGAGCAATTTTTATTTAACCACAGTTCCCCACAAGCTGTAAAATAATATAGCGATCGCATCCTTTAGCCCAAGGTAAAATCAACTCCTACCCAAAATATAATCAAAATATAATTACAACATACAATTGTGGTTTATCGTATCCTAGATGCAAATTTAAATAGATCCCGGGAGGGGCTGCGAATCATTGAAGAATGGTGTCGTTTTGGCTTAAATGATGCCTCCCTAGCTGAAACCTGTAAAAACCTACGTCAAGAAGTTGCTAGGTGGCACACACCACAAATCAGAGCAGCACGAGATACTGTAGGTGATCCTGGCACGGTTTTGAGCCATCCTCAAGAGGAACAGCGTAGTTCTATTACATCCCTATTACAGGCTAATTTTTGCCGTATTCAGGAAGCCTTTAGGGTTTTAGAAGAATACGGCAAGCTACATCACGAAGAAATGGGGAAAACTTTTAAGCAAATGCGCTATCAAGTGTATACCCTAGAAAGTACCTTGATGGGTCATCAACGTCATCACCTATTATGGCAGTCTCGCTTGTATTTAGTCACGTCTCCTGCGGATAACTTATTAGCTATTGTTGAGTCTTGTCTCCAAGGTGGACTGACCATACTGCAGTATAGAGAAAAAACAGCTGATGACATGGTGCGTTGGGATAGGGCTAAGAAACTCAGAGAGTTGTGTCGAACTTATGGTGCTTTGTTTATTGTTAATGACCGTATAGACCTAGCCTTAGCTGTTGACGCGGATGGAGTACATTTAGGACAACAAGATCTACCAGTTGCTGTAGCTAGGGAATTATTAGGTTCACAACGTATCCTAGGACGTTCCACCACCAACCCCCAGGAGATGCAAGCAGCAATTACAGAGGGTGCGGATTATATTGGTGTCGGTCCTGTATATGAAACACCAACTAAACCAGGAAAAGCAGCAGCAGGATTTGACTATGTAAGTTATGCAGCTAGAAACTGTCCCATTCCTTGGTTTGCCATTGGAGGTGTGGATATGGGTAACATTCATGATGTCATCAAGGCTGGGGCCCAGCGCGTAGCTGTAGTAAGGTCGCTTATGGAAGCAGAACAACCTACCCTCGCTACCCAATATTTCATATCCCAGCTATTGCGCAAGTAGGTTAACTCCCATTTAATCTTACCATGAGATCTTTAGATTGCTTGCTAATAGCTGACCAGTTTTCCGTTAGTACCCATTGTTTAGGGAACAATTCCCCACTCAAACCTACTGCAATAGCTCCCCCTTGCAAAAAAGCTGAGGCATTGTCTATAGTCACCCCACCTGTGGGAATCAGGGGAATATGACCCAAAGGACCTTGTAAACTCCTAACATAGTTAACTCCCCCCATAGCTTGCACAGGAAACACCTTGACACTACTTGCACCCTGATGCCAAGCTGTAATGATTTCTGTAGGTGTTAAAGCTCCAGGAATAATGGGCACGTTTTTAAAAACTGCCATTTTAATCATTTCTACATCTGTGTGGGGGGTAAAAAGAAACTGGGCCCCAGCAGCGATCGCCTCTTGTAATTGTTGAACATTAAATAGGGTACCAGTCCCAATTAGACAATGGGGTAAATGAACTCTTAACTTAGAAATTAAATCCCGGGCGCGATCGCTATCCCAAGTAATTTCTATTAACTGCATACCTGCGGATGCTACGGCCATAGCCATCTGTTCACCCCAGTACATTTTTGGGGTACGAATAACAGCGATCGCCTTATGTTGTTTTAATTTTGACAGCCAGGTTTGATCAGACATAGGGCAACTATCTCGACAGTTAGTCTTGTGGAATATCTTCAGAAGGTGTAAAAATAGTTCTACCTTGAAATAGTCCAAAAATACCAGAAATAAAAACTATGATCATGCTTCCTCAGCTGCAAAATGCTTTTCTTCGCCGCAACGTTTTAAAAGTAATTAGCGGTTTAAATAACTTCAACCTTGACAGTGTAGCTGCTATAGTTAAAGCGGCGGATTTAGGCGGTGCAACATTCGTTGATATTGCTGCTGACCAAAGATTAATCCATTTAGTCAAAAGTTTAACCAGCTTACCAGTTTGTGTATC is a window encoding:
- a CDS encoding thiamine phosphate synthase codes for the protein MVYRILDANLNRSREGLRIIEEWCRFGLNDASLAETCKNLRQEVARWHTPQIRAARDTVGDPGTVLSHPQEEQRSSITSLLQANFCRIQEAFRVLEEYGKLHHEEMGKTFKQMRYQVYTLESTLMGHQRHHLLWQSRLYLVTSPADNLLAIVESCLQGGLTILQYREKTADDMVRWDRAKKLRELCRTYGALFIVNDRIDLALAVDADGVHLGQQDLPVAVARELLGSQRILGRSTTNPQEMQAAITEGADYIGVGPVYETPTKPGKAAAGFDYVSYAARNCPIPWFAIGGVDMGNIHDVIKAGAQRVAVVRSLMEAEQPTLATQYFISQLLRK
- a CDS encoding bifunctional 4-hydroxy-2-oxoglutarate aldolase/2-dehydro-3-deoxy-phosphogluconate aldolase, whose product is MSDQTWLSKLKQHKAIAVIRTPKMYWGEQMAMAVASAGMQLIEITWDSDRARDLISKLRVHLPHCLIGTGTLFNVQQLQEAIAAGAQFLFTPHTDVEMIKMAVFKNVPIIPGALTPTEIITAWHQGASSVKVFPVQAMGGVNYVRSLQGPLGHIPLIPTGGVTIDNASAFLQGGAIAVGLSGELFPKQWVLTENWSAISKQSKDLMVRLNGS